In Candidatus Promineifilum breve, one genomic interval encodes:
- the map gene encoding type I methionyl aminopeptidase, which translates to MRLKNGKEITRMRAAGRLVAECFAILEENIKPGVTLKQLDQLVENHIYKQGAETLYKGYRGRNRDHPPFPGVICASVNHEICHGLPDGRVLLEGDIIGIDIGLRLKGFCGDACVTYPVGKVAPHVDRLLAVGRESLRRGIDVAQYNNRLNDIGRAIENYADTQGVSVVHEWGGHGIGRALHEDLSVSHIRQAEPGPRLIPGMIFTIEPMINEGVHDWILLPDGWTVITADGKLSVQFEHTVVITRNGPELLTLL; encoded by the coding sequence ATGAGATTGAAAAACGGCAAAGAGATAACCCGGATGCGCGCCGCCGGCCGGCTGGTGGCCGAATGCTTCGCCATCCTGGAAGAGAATATTAAACCCGGCGTCACGCTGAAGCAGCTCGATCAACTGGTAGAGAACCACATCTATAAGCAAGGGGCAGAAACGCTCTACAAAGGGTATCGCGGCCGCAACCGCGACCATCCCCCCTTCCCCGGCGTCATCTGCGCCTCGGTCAACCACGAGATTTGCCACGGCCTGCCCGACGGCCGCGTGCTGCTGGAGGGGGACATCATCGGCATCGACATCGGCCTGCGGCTAAAGGGCTTCTGCGGCGACGCCTGCGTCACCTATCCCGTCGGCAAGGTCGCGCCCCACGTCGACCGGCTGCTGGCCGTAGGCCGCGAGTCGCTGCGGCGCGGCATCGACGTGGCCCAATACAACAACCGCCTCAACGACATCGGCCGGGCCATCGAGAACTACGCCGACACCCAGGGCGTCAGCGTCGTCCACGAATGGGGCGGCCACGGCATCGGCCGCGCCTTGCACGAAGACCTGTCCGTCTCCCACATTCGCCAGGCCGAACCCGGCCCGCGGCTGATCCCCGGCATGATTTTCACCATCGAGCCGATGATCAACGAGGGCGTCCACGACTGGATCCTGCTGCCCGACGGCTGGACGGTCATCACCGCCGACGGCAAGCTCTCGGTGCAGTTCGAGCACACGGTGGTCATCACCCGCAACGGCCCGGAACTGCTCACGTTGCTATAA
- a CDS encoding alpha/beta fold hydrolase — translation MTTARVNGIALHYQEAGTGEPLLLLHGLGSRSDDWEMQLPAFAGRYRVIAPDLRGHGRSAKPPGPYSVPMMAADVLGLLDHLNVTAAHVVGLSMGGMIAFQLAVDCPARVRSLTIVNSGPALVARTVGEWLRVQQRLLLARFSGPTRTGHFLSRRLFPKPEQEALRAQFIERWSANDPAAYLASLRALVGWSVLERVGEITCPVLVISGDRDYTPVETKRAYTALIPRARLVIVEDSGHATPIDQAERFNASVLEFLSGS, via the coding sequence ATGACGACGGCGCGGGTTAACGGCATTGCGCTCCATTATCAGGAAGCGGGCACGGGGGAACCGCTGCTCTTGCTCCACGGCCTCGGTTCGCGTAGTGACGATTGGGAGATGCAGCTGCCGGCCTTCGCCGGGCGCTACCGGGTCATCGCCCCCGACCTGCGCGGCCACGGCCGCAGCGCCAAGCCGCCCGGCCCCTATAGCGTGCCCATGATGGCCGCCGACGTGCTCGGCTTGCTGGATCACCTTAATGTGACGGCGGCCCACGTTGTCGGTCTGTCGATGGGCGGCATGATCGCCTTTCAACTGGCGGTCGATTGCCCGGCGCGCGTGCGCAGCCTGACCATCGTCAACAGCGGCCCGGCACTCGTGGCGCGCACGGTGGGGGAGTGGTTGCGCGTTCAACAGCGGCTGCTCCTGGCCCGCTTCTCCGGCCCCACGCGCACGGGCCACTTCCTGAGCCGCCGCCTCTTCCCCAAGCCGGAGCAGGAGGCGTTGCGCGCCCAGTTCATCGAACGCTGGTCGGCCAACGACCCGGCGGCCTATCTGGCGTCGCTGCGGGCGCTGGTCGGCTGGAGCGTGCTGGAGCGGGTGGGCGAGATAACATGTCCGGTGCTGGTCATCTCTGGCGACCGCGACTACACGCCGGTCGAAACCAAGCGGGCCTACACCGCGCTCATCCCGCGGGCCAGGCTGGTCATCGTTGAGGATTCCGGCCACGCCACGCCCATCGATCAGGCCGAGCGGTTCAATGCCTCTGTGCTGGAATTTCTGTCCGGCTCTTAA
- a CDS encoding fasciclin domain-containing protein — protein sequence MKRKALLLIAAVLVMSLGLVFTASAQETNDNIVDIIARDGRLDTLHATIVAAELADTLALADQSYTLFAPRDGDFSALEATYPGLTAALLANPSGDLTEILKYHVVAGSYTAAELIEMGTVTSLQGEELTITTEGDRVFVNGVRVITADTPAKNGIIHVINDILVPSTVTLPEPAMTETTETTEAVEATTTTAPTAADIETELLAATTDADGPGSIAAVLSASNNFSSLLDALTATGLAETFANPGNFTVFAPTDAAFAALGDTGLTEDELKTILMFHVVGDTLTRDQLATDDILPTLDGRPLFVNRDGSTILNISGAKVQVFNIPASNGIIHVIDRVLIP from the coding sequence ATGAAACGAAAAGCATTGCTATTGATTGCGGCCGTTTTGGTGATGAGCCTCGGGCTGGTCTTCACGGCCTCGGCCCAGGAGACCAACGATAATATCGTCGACATCATCGCCCGCGATGGCCGGCTGGATACCCTTCATGCGACCATCGTCGCCGCCGAGTTGGCCGACACGCTGGCCCTGGCCGACCAGAGCTATACCCTCTTTGCCCCGCGCGATGGCGACTTCAGCGCCCTGGAAGCCACCTACCCCGGCCTGACCGCCGCCCTGTTGGCTAACCCCTCCGGCGACCTGACCGAAATCCTGAAGTACCACGTCGTCGCCGGCAGCTACACCGCCGCCGAGCTGATCGAAATGGGCACGGTGACCTCTCTCCAGGGTGAAGAGCTGACCATCACCACCGAGGGCGACCGGGTCTTCGTGAATGGCGTCCGCGTCATCACCGCCGATACACCGGCCAAGAATGGCATCATCCACGTCATCAATGACATTCTCGTGCCCTCGACGGTCACGCTGCCCGAGCCGGCCATGACCGAGACCACGGAGACCACGGAAGCGGTTGAGGCCACGACCACCACCGCGCCGACGGCGGCCGACATCGAAACCGAACTGCTGGCCGCCACGACCGACGCCGACGGCCCCGGCTCCATCGCCGCCGTTCTGTCGGCCTCCAACAACTTCAGCAGCCTGCTCGACGCGCTAACGGCTACGGGGCTGGCCGAGACGTTCGCCAATCCGGGCAACTTCACCGTCTTTGCCCCCACCGATGCGGCCTTCGCCGCCCTGGGCGACACGGGGCTGACCGAGGACGAACTGAAGACCATCCTCATGTTCCACGTCGTCGGCGACACGCTGACCCGCGATCAGTTAGCCACCGATGACATACTGCCGACGCTCGACGGCCGGCCGCTGTTCGTCAACCGCGACGGCTCGACCATCCTCAACATCAGCGGGGCCAAGGTGCAGGTGTTCAACATCCCGGCGTCCAACGGCATCATCCACGTCATCGACCGCGTGCTGATCCCGTAA
- a CDS encoding MFS transporter: MTTNQPRQPTSLRPFFTLWIGQAFSLLGSQLVQFALIWWLTQRTGSPTVLALASIVGLLPQVFLGPFAGVLVDRWNRRRVMLGADAVVALATLALVYLFRIDAIQIWYVYVALFIRALAGTFHSTAMAASTSLMVPQEQLTRVQGLNQMLNGGLSIAAAPLAALLLTLLPIQGVLLVDIVTAALAITTLLLVVVPQPARIVSADAPQSTLRAYWDDLRAGWRYLLNWRGLLLITGVAMMINLVLSPTTALIPLLVTKHFNGTAWHLSALEAGFGIGVLAGGLLLGVWGGFKNRIMTSLLGVAGIGVGILLMGLAPVSLFALAVFGMLLGGVMSSLANGPLTAIFQANVAPDMQGRLFALLGSGSAAMMPLGLAIAGPMAEVIGVRAWFLIGGAITLLIAFVCMFVPAVRNIERERDDHPNPEEAPAGQQAATRI; this comes from the coding sequence ATGACAACCAACCAGCCGAGGCAGCCCACTTCTCTCAGGCCGTTTTTCACGCTCTGGATCGGGCAAGCCTTTTCCCTGCTGGGCAGCCAATTGGTGCAATTCGCCCTCATCTGGTGGCTGACCCAGCGGACGGGTTCGCCCACGGTCTTGGCCCTGGCTTCCATTGTCGGCTTATTGCCCCAGGTATTCCTCGGCCCATTCGCCGGCGTGCTGGTCGATCGCTGGAATCGGCGGCGGGTGATGCTGGGCGCGGATGCTGTCGTCGCCCTGGCAACGCTGGCACTTGTCTACCTTTTCCGGATCGATGCGATCCAGATCTGGTACGTCTACGTTGCCCTATTCATCCGCGCCCTGGCCGGAACGTTTCATTCCACGGCCATGGCCGCCTCGACCTCCCTCATGGTTCCCCAGGAACAACTCACCCGCGTTCAGGGGTTGAATCAGATGTTGAACGGCGGCCTCAGCATCGCCGCCGCGCCGCTGGCCGCGCTGTTGCTGACGTTGTTGCCCATTCAAGGCGTCCTGCTGGTTGACATCGTGACCGCCGCGCTGGCGATTACGACACTCTTACTGGTCGTGGTGCCGCAACCGGCCAGGATTGTCTCGGCCGACGCGCCGCAATCGACGTTGCGCGCCTATTGGGATGACTTGCGTGCCGGCTGGCGTTACTTGTTGAATTGGCGTGGCTTGTTGCTGATCACCGGGGTGGCGATGATGATCAACCTGGTGCTCAGCCCGACTACCGCCCTCATCCCGCTGCTGGTGACGAAGCATTTCAACGGCACGGCCTGGCATCTGAGCGCGCTGGAAGCCGGTTTCGGCATTGGCGTGCTGGCTGGCGGCCTGTTGCTGGGCGTGTGGGGCGGCTTCAAGAACCGGATTATGACTTCGCTGCTGGGCGTGGCCGGCATCGGCGTCGGCATTTTGCTGATGGGGCTGGCCCCGGTGTCGCTGTTTGCCCTAGCTGTGTTCGGGATGTTGTTGGGCGGCGTGATGAGTTCTTTGGCCAATGGCCCGCTGACGGCTATCTTTCAGGCCAACGTCGCGCCGGACATGCAAGGGCGTCTCTTCGCCCTCCTGGGCAGCGGTTCGGCGGCGATGATGCCCCTGGGGTTGGCGATTGCCGGACCGATGGCCGAGGTGATCGGTGTGCGTGCCTGGTTCCTGATTGGCGGGGCAATCACCCTGTTGATCGCGTTCGTCTGTATGTTCGTACCCGCGGTTAGAAATATTGAACGGGAACGAGACGATCATCCCAATCCCGAGGAAGCGCCGGCCGGACAGCAAGCGGCCACGAGGATCTGA
- a CDS encoding bifunctional folylpolyglutamate synthase/dihydrofolate synthase has product MSSYQRALDYLYGFINFEQKSLDRYQSSKIDADRPRRLLAELGAPQEQFPAIHIAGTKGKGSVAAMCAASLRAAGLRVGLYTSPHLREFRERIRVLTPDDPDGRIPEEAFAALIEQVRPAVDRRPDITWFEIVTAVAFLHFAQSAVDVGVIEVGLGGRLDATNVLTPLVSVITSLSLDHTQLLGDTLAQIAYEKGGIIKPGVPVVTANQPPEALHELERITAERAAPLTVVGGDWRYEAIRERRDAQMSQRLIVHGAEPAFIPPGTAFTVALPGAHQLLNAAVALAALEKTRHRFPALDVAALTTGLATAQWDGRLQLVQHGPGRPALLVDGAHNEDSAARLAAALRSDYSYARLILIFGAPEDKNVAGMLDRLLPLADEIIVTTANHPRSATPEQLAAMAAARGRDARLTHSVAEALTTATALAGPADLIVATGSIILIGDLLNHWDTLQSGSTRYG; this is encoded by the coding sequence ATGAGTTCCTATCAACGCGCTCTCGATTATCTCTATGGCTTTATCAATTTTGAACAAAAATCCCTCGACCGTTACCAGTCCAGCAAGATCGACGCCGACCGGCCGCGCCGCCTGCTGGCCGAGCTAGGCGCGCCCCAGGAGCAGTTCCCGGCCATCCACATTGCCGGCACCAAGGGCAAAGGCTCGGTGGCCGCCATGTGCGCCGCCAGCCTGCGCGCCGCTGGGTTGCGTGTCGGCCTCTACACCTCGCCCCACCTGCGCGAGTTCCGCGAGCGCATCCGCGTGCTGACGCCCGACGACCCCGACGGCCGCATCCCCGAAGAGGCGTTCGCCGCGCTCATCGAACAGGTGCGCCCGGCCGTTGACCGGCGGCCCGACATCACCTGGTTCGAGATCGTCACCGCCGTGGCCTTTCTGCATTTCGCCCAAAGCGCGGTGGACGTGGGCGTGATCGAGGTTGGGCTGGGTGGGCGGCTGGATGCCACCAACGTCCTGACGCCGCTGGTATCGGTCATCACCAGCCTGAGCCTCGACCACACCCAACTGTTGGGCGACACCCTGGCCCAGATCGCCTACGAGAAGGGCGGCATCATCAAGCCCGGCGTGCCCGTCGTGACGGCCAACCAGCCGCCGGAAGCCCTGCACGAACTGGAGCGCATCACCGCCGAACGCGCCGCGCCGCTAACCGTGGTCGGCGGCGATTGGCGCTACGAGGCGATTCGCGAGCGCCGCGATGCCCAGATGAGCCAGCGGCTGATCGTCCATGGCGCGGAACCGGCCTTTATCCCGCCGGGAACGGCCTTCACCGTGGCCCTGCCCGGCGCGCACCAACTTCTCAACGCCGCCGTGGCCCTGGCCGCGCTGGAAAAGACGCGCCACCGTTTCCCGGCGCTGGACGTGGCCGCCCTCACGACCGGGTTGGCGACGGCGCAGTGGGACGGCCGCCTGCAATTGGTGCAGCACGGGCCGGGTCGTCCCGCGCTCCTGGTCGATGGCGCGCATAATGAGGACTCGGCCGCCCGGCTGGCGGCGGCACTACGGAGCGATTACAGCTACGCCCGGCTCATCCTCATCTTCGGCGCGCCGGAGGATAAGAACGTGGCCGGGATGCTCGACCGGCTGTTGCCGCTGGCCGATGAGATCATCGTGACGACGGCCAACCACCCCCGCTCGGCCACGCCCGAACAACTGGCCGCCATGGCCGCCGCGCGCGGCCGCGACGCGCGGCTGACCCATTCGGTGGCCGAAGCCCTGACGACGGCCACCGCCCTGGCCGGCCCCGCTGATCTCATCGTCGCCACCGGGTCGATCATCCTCATCGGCGATTTGCTTAATCACTGGGACACTCTACAATCCGGCAGCACACGCTATGGATGA
- a CDS encoding 3-hydroxyacyl-CoA dehydrogenase family protein — MRILIAGEIPFIDEVERLCRRAGHNVRVYLVEDFLGAMEAEIDVAHLADVEIAIELHNESAATKQELLTALSAAIPADALILTSALATGATQAAAWTSHPERVVGFAVVPPVPDEGIVELAVALQTEEQALVQAELFWHGLGQETVIVADGPGLVRARTVCCLINEAAGLLSEGVASAEDIDRAMRLGMNFPHGPLAWADQIGLDAVLGVMTGLFNEMGDDRYRPSPLLRRMVAADMLGRKTGRGFYPYDDE, encoded by the coding sequence ATGAGAATCTTAATCGCGGGCGAAATCCCGTTCATCGACGAAGTGGAACGCCTCTGCCGTCGCGCCGGCCACAACGTGCGCGTCTATCTGGTAGAAGATTTTCTGGGGGCGATGGAGGCCGAGATCGACGTGGCCCATCTGGCCGACGTGGAGATCGCCATTGAGCTGCACAACGAATCGGCGGCCACGAAGCAGGAACTGCTGACCGCCCTGAGCGCGGCCATACCCGCCGACGCGCTCATCCTGACCTCGGCCCTGGCGACCGGGGCGACGCAGGCCGCGGCCTGGACAAGCCATCCCGAACGGGTGGTGGGGTTTGCCGTGGTGCCGCCCGTGCCCGATGAGGGCATTGTGGAACTGGCCGTCGCCCTGCAAACCGAGGAACAGGCGCTGGTGCAGGCGGAGTTGTTCTGGCACGGCTTAGGGCAGGAGACGGTTATTGTGGCCGACGGGCCGGGTCTGGTGCGGGCGCGGACGGTCTGCTGCCTGATCAACGAGGCCGCCGGCCTGCTATCGGAAGGGGTAGCCTCGGCCGAGGACATCGATCGGGCCATGCGCCTGGGCATGAACTTCCCCCACGGCCCGCTGGCCTGGGCCGACCAGATCGGCCTGGACGCGGTGCTGGGCGTGATGACCGGCTTGTTCAATGAGATGGGCGACGACCGCTATCGGCCGTCGCCCCTGTTGCGCCGCATGGTGGCCGCGGATATGCTCGGCCGCAAGACCGGCCGCGGCTTCTATCCCTATGACGATGAATAA
- the leuS gene encoding leucine--tRNA ligase yields MSDSYDPASIEPKWQAQWEADGLYRSQVDWTRPKHYALTMLPYPSGDLHIGHWFAMTPSDARARFMRMRGYNVLFPMGFDAFGLPAETAAIQRNIHPKTWTYANIERMRRQLRSMGAMFDWQREAVSCDPAYYRWTEWFFTQLYDHALAYRGEGMVNWSETLQTVLANEQVIDGKDERTGQPVIQKLMEQWFFAITRYSEELLSYPGLDWPEPVKLMQTNWIGRSEGARVVFTAETGDAIEVFTTRPDTLWGATFMVLAPEHDLVDQLTTEAQRAAVTDYRAQAARATEIERLSDTREKTGVFTGGYAVNPVNGSRIPVWIADYVLSSYGTGAIMAVPAHDQRDFDFARRYGLAIIPVIQPEGEALDGATMATAYVGPGVMVNSAQFDGTPVTAAKGFANPSVNAVGDWLAAEGLGGKSVNFRMRDWLISRQRYWGAPIPAIYSEDGSIAMTPDAQLPVLLPDDVEFMPTGQSPLHFHDGFLHTVDSSGRPARRETDTMDTFMCSSWYQYRYLSPRYEGGPFDPVEAAYWLPVDVYTGGAEHATMHLLYTRFFTKAMRDLGLFAAAEAEMRAHGRDPRGQFDEPMIMLRNQGQILGAAINGDTVLARGRREGSVLLAEHVAVVDAAATTPGVADNTVSGEIMKRTENVLQIDAGGEEWFTVEVTPGAEVDIPSIEGHNNVNQLRQHLEIQRMSKSKGNVVNPDELVAQFGADTVRAYLMFFAKWDQGGPWNYGGIKGPQRLLQDVWEIGRAEYAPTAEDDAASRALRRKTHQTIRKVTQDLDEFSFNTAVAALMELRNTILAARREANVGRAAWDEAVDSLLLLLAPVSPHITEELWARRGRPTSIHQQAWPAFDETIAREEVIELVIQLNGKTRDKIEVPAGLSEDELRRVALESEKVRRMLDGRTPRKVIIARGSLVNIVA; encoded by the coding sequence ATGAGCGACAGTTACGATCCGGCAAGCATCGAACCGAAATGGCAGGCCCAATGGGAGGCCGACGGCCTGTACCGTTCGCAGGTCGATTGGACGCGGCCCAAGCATTACGCCCTGACGATGCTGCCCTACCCCAGCGGCGATCTCCACATCGGCCACTGGTTCGCCATGACCCCTTCCGACGCGCGGGCGCGCTTCATGCGTATGCGCGGCTACAACGTGCTCTTCCCGATGGGCTTCGACGCCTTCGGGCTGCCGGCCGAAACCGCGGCCATCCAGCGCAACATCCACCCCAAGACGTGGACGTATGCCAACATCGAGCGGATGCGCCGCCAACTGCGCAGCATGGGAGCCATGTTCGACTGGCAGCGCGAGGCGGTTAGCTGCGACCCGGCTTACTACCGCTGGACGGAATGGTTCTTCACACAGTTGTACGACCACGCCCTGGCCTATCGCGGCGAGGGCATGGTCAACTGGTCGGAGACGTTGCAAACCGTGCTGGCGAACGAGCAGGTGATCGACGGCAAGGACGAGCGCACCGGCCAGCCGGTTATTCAAAAGTTGATGGAGCAATGGTTCTTCGCCATCACCCGCTATAGCGAGGAGCTGCTGAGCTACCCCGGTCTGGATTGGCCGGAGCCGGTCAAGCTGATGCAGACCAACTGGATCGGCCGCAGCGAGGGCGCGCGCGTCGTCTTCACCGCCGAGACGGGCGACGCCATCGAAGTCTTCACCACCCGGCCCGACACGCTCTGGGGGGCGACCTTCATGGTGCTGGCTCCGGAGCACGACCTGGTGGATCAACTGACGACCGAGGCCCAGCGCGCCGCCGTGACCGACTACCGCGCCCAGGCGGCCCGCGCCACGGAGATCGAGCGCCTGTCGGACACGCGCGAGAAGACGGGCGTCTTCACCGGCGGCTATGCCGTCAACCCGGTCAACGGGTCGCGCATCCCGGTGTGGATCGCCGACTACGTGCTGAGTTCCTACGGCACGGGGGCCATCATGGCCGTGCCCGCCCACGACCAGCGCGACTTCGATTTTGCCCGCCGCTATGGGCTGGCGATCATCCCTGTCATCCAGCCGGAAGGGGAGGCACTGGACGGGGCGACGATGGCCACGGCCTACGTCGGCCCCGGCGTCATGGTCAACAGCGCCCAATTCGACGGCACACCGGTGACGGCGGCCAAGGGCTTCGCCAATCCGTCGGTCAACGCCGTGGGCGACTGGCTGGCGGCCGAGGGGCTGGGCGGCAAGTCGGTCAATTTCCGGATGCGCGACTGGCTGATCAGCCGCCAACGCTATTGGGGTGCGCCCATCCCGGCCATTTACAGCGAGGATGGGTCGATTGCCATGACCCCCGACGCGCAACTGCCGGTGCTATTGCCCGATGACGTGGAGTTCATGCCCACCGGCCAAAGCCCGCTCCACTTCCACGATGGCTTCCTGCACACCGTCGATTCATCCGGCCGCCCCGCCCGCCGCGAGACTGACACGATGGACACCTTCATGTGCTCGTCGTGGTATCAATATCGCTATCTCAGCCCGCGCTACGAGGGCGGCCCATTCGACCCGGTCGAGGCGGCCTACTGGCTGCCGGTCGACGTCTACACCGGCGGGGCGGAACACGCCACGATGCATTTGCTCTACACCCGCTTCTTCACCAAGGCCATGCGCGACCTGGGGCTGTTCGCCGCGGCCGAGGCCGAGATGCGCGCCCACGGCCGCGACCCGCGCGGCCAATTCGACGAGCCGATGATCATGCTGCGCAACCAGGGCCAGATTTTGGGCGCGGCCATCAACGGCGACACCGTGCTGGCTCGCGGCCGGCGCGAGGGCAGCGTCCTGCTGGCCGAGCACGTGGCCGTGGTCGATGCCGCCGCCACGACGCCGGGGGTCGCTGATAACACCGTGTCGGGCGAGATTATGAAGCGCACCGAGAACGTATTACAGATCGACGCCGGCGGCGAGGAGTGGTTCACTGTCGAGGTGACGCCTGGGGCCGAAGTCGACATTCCGTCCATCGAAGGCCACAACAATGTTAACCAGTTGCGCCAACATCTGGAAATCCAGCGCATGTCGAAGAGCAAGGGCAACGTGGTCAACCCCGACGAACTGGTGGCCCAATTTGGCGCGGACACGGTGCGCGCCTATCTGATGTTCTTCGCCAAGTGGGATCAGGGCGGGCCGTGGAACTATGGCGGCATCAAGGGGCCGCAGCGGCTGTTGCAGGACGTGTGGGAGATCGGCCGGGCCGAATACGCGCCGACGGCCGAAGACGACGCGGCCAGCCGCGCCCTACGCCGCAAGACGCACCAGACCATCCGCAAGGTGACCCAGGACCTGGATGAATTCTCATTCAACACGGCTGTGGCCGCGCTGATGGAACTGCGCAACACCATCCTGGCCGCCCGGCGCGAGGCCAACGTCGGCCGCGCCGCCTGGGATGAGGCCGTCGATAGCCTGCTGCTGCTGCTGGCCCCCGTCTCGCCCCACATCACCGAGGAGCTATGGGCGCGGCGCGGCCGGCCCACTAGCATCCACCAGCAGGCGTGGCCGGCGTTCGATGAGACCATCGCCCGCGAGGAAGTGATCGAGCTGGTCATCCAGCTCAACGGCAAGACGCGCGACAAGATCGAGGTGCCGGCCGGGCTGAGCGAGGATGAGTTGCGCCGTGTGGCCCTGGAGTCAGAGAAGGTGCGGCGCATGCTCGACGGCCGGACGCCGCGCAAGGTCATCATCGCTCGCGGCAGCCTGGTCAATATCGTCGCCTGA
- a CDS encoding LysE family translocator, protein MLPYIIQGLILGATAAAQPGAFQAFLLSLLARDGWRRTLPAAFAPLLSDGPILVLVLLVLTRLPEGFLSGLRIGGGLFLLYLAWGAWRSLRQTATGSTTAQPAAPGSLRGTLTRAALMNFLSPGPYLFWATVAGPILLEAWRRSPAFGLGFLISFYVAIIGGLMVFILVFAGAGRIDPRVNRALGVVSVVGLLGFGLYQLVTGVGGLMAGPL, encoded by the coding sequence GTGCTCCCCTACATCATCCAGGGCCTCATTCTCGGCGCGACGGCCGCCGCCCAGCCGGGGGCGTTCCAGGCCTTCCTGCTGTCGCTGCTGGCCCGCGACGGCTGGCGGCGGACGCTGCCGGCGGCTTTCGCGCCGCTGCTCAGCGATGGCCCGATCCTCGTCCTCGTGCTGTTGGTCCTGACGCGGCTGCCGGAAGGTTTCCTGTCCGGCCTACGGATTGGCGGGGGGCTGTTTCTGCTCTATCTGGCCTGGGGGGCGTGGCGGTCACTGCGCCAGACCGCGACCGGCTCAACCACCGCGCAACCGGCGGCACCGGGCAGCCTGCGGGGCACCTTGACCAGGGCCGCGCTGATGAACTTTCTCAGCCCCGGCCCCTATCTATTTTGGGCCACCGTCGCCGGGCCGATCCTGCTGGAGGCGTGGCGGCGCAGCCCGGCCTTCGGCCTGGGGTTTCTGATCAGCTTCTACGTCGCCATCATCGGCGGCCTGATGGTGTTTATCCTGGTCTTCGCCGGAGCGGGCCGGATCGATCCGCGCGTCAATCGGGCGCTGGGCGTCGTGTCGGTTGTCGGCCTGCTGGGCTTCGGCCTCTACCAGTTGGTCACGGGCGTCGGCGGGCTGATGGCGGGGCCGCTCTGA